In Mercurialis annua linkage group LG5, ddMerAnnu1.2, whole genome shotgun sequence, a single genomic region encodes these proteins:
- the LOC126683364 gene encoding 30S ribosomal protein S21, chloroplastic has product MATSLSFTNFLSFLIPTNPPPKPTSQLALSSPLTHSLSQKSKSKLISSAAQDGHSGSELSSVINPAFANANTLFFTSAYNVQVIVDDNENEERLLNRFRREVMRAGIIQECKRRKYFENKQDEKKRRTREAAKRNKKRRTRFIPPNRQETVATKKDVDDDDNWELPEGNLPY; this is encoded by the exons ATGGCTACCTCACTTTCTTTTACCAATTTCCTCTCTTTTCTCATACCCACAAACCCTCCTCCAAAACCCACCTCCCAGCTCGCTTTATCTTCCCCATTAACTCACTCCTTATCCCAAAAATCCAAGTCCAAGTTAATTTCATCAGCAGCTCAAGATGGCCATTCTGGTTCTGAATTATCATCAGTTATTAACCCAGCTTTTGCTAATGCAAATACCCTCTTCTTCACCTCTGCGTATAATGTGCAGGTGATAGTGGACGATAATGAGAATGAAGAGAGGCTGTTGAATAGGTTTAGAAGAGAGGTTATGAGGGCTGGTATTATTCAAGAATGTAAGAGGAGGAAATACTTTGAGAATAAACAAGATGAGAAGAAACGTAGGACCCGTGAAGCTGCTAAGAGGAACAAGaaaag GCGCACAAGATTTATACCACCAAACCGGCAGGAAACTGTGGCGACCAAGAAGGATGTGGATGATGATGATAACTGGGAGTTGCCCGAAGGAAACCTTCCATATTAA
- the LOC126679973 gene encoding uncharacterized protein LOC126679973 encodes MAPKTMKKTNQNQNQNQNQNQNQNRTDELDNRFNFKQIMKDIQFFDASHRTWKEKKELENRKVISLGGKPPKKQRLPLNIARVQMKKQKIREEKLLEENMVLGRFGGKLGDRGKRSADKRRPEDRALRSSEGYFRNGVLDVNHLLKAGPSRSGPSRSDDFSSHMFGMGEEKKKGGNRKKNQGKGKKKGGGKKRH; translated from the exons ATGGCACCTAAGACGATGAAGAAGaccaatcaaaatcaaaatcaaaatcaaaatcaaaatcaaaatcaaaatagaaCTGATGAATTGGATAACAGATTCAATTTCAAACAGATTATGAAAGATATCCAGTTTTTCG ATGCCTCGCATAGGACATGGAAAGAGAAGAAAGAGTTGGAGAATCGGAAGGTGATCAGTCTTGGTGGGAAG CCTCCGAAGAAACAGAGATTGCCTTTAAATATAGCACGTGTGCAAATGAAGAAACAAAAGATAAGAGAAGAGAAATTACTTGAAGAG AATATGGTTCTTGGACGATTTGGAGGTAAACTCGGCGATCGTGGTAAAAGATCAGCAGACAAGCGCAGACCTGAGGACAGGGCGCTTAGGTCAAGTGAAGGTTACTTTAGAAACGGTGTGCTGGATGTGAATCATTTGCTAAAGGCAGGCCCATCTAGAAGCGGCCCGTCTCGAAGCGATGATTTTAGTAGCCATATGTTTGGTATGGGGGAGGAGAAGAAGAAGGGGGGAAACAGAAAGAAAAATCAGGGAAAGGGGAAGAAAAAGGGTGGTGGTAAGAAGCGTCATTAA
- the LOC126681016 gene encoding O-fucosyltransferase 15-like isoform X2, whose amino-acid sequence MDSTVSASNSPINANKQWRRKGGRLWYQKIRFKGAVIVFGLTLLFFLVNSLMLLSLQDHRIVGLRRHSSPNSSSSISLPIKGQAKSTKAKRIYKERYGRMLALTAHALAENKREPKDLWKEPFVEASAWRPCADQRNWQPSGGNNGYIMVTANGGINQQRVAVCNAVVVARLLNSTLVIPKFMFSSVWKDVSQFGDIYQEEHFVKYLTPDIRIVKELPEELRSLDLEAIGSVVTDVDIGKEAKPSFYVKNILPILLKSKVVHFIGFGNRLAFDPVPYQLQRLRCRCNFHALQFIPKIQQIGSLLLQRLRKSAVHVGPLDHYLVGPYALNMKEKGGHAGKASKYLALHLRFEIDMVAHSLCEYGGGEEERKELEAYRKIHFPALALLEKTKKLPSPLMLRSEGLCPLTPEEAILMLAALGFNRKTRIFVAGANIYGGQPRLAALTSLYPNLVTKENLLSATELQPFSNFSSQLAALDFIACIAADAFAMTDSGSQLSSLVAGYRTYYGGGRMPTIRPNKRRLAAIFTKNYTIEWKVFEQRVRKAVRQTKHVNKRPMARSVYRFPRCKECMCRTQ is encoded by the exons ATGGATTCCACGGTTTCGGCATCTAATAGTCCGATTAATG CAAATAAACAGTGGAGGAGAAAAGGAGGCAGGCTTTGGTATCAGAAAATCAGATTCAAGGGAGCTGTTATTGTTTTTGGATTGACCCTTTTGTTTTTCTTGGTTAATTCTTTGATGCTGTTGAGCCTTCAAGATCACCGAATTGTCGGCCTCCGCCGCCACTCTTCTCCCAACTCCTCTTCTTCCATTTCCCTTCCCATCAAG GGTCAAGCTAAATCTACCAAAGCAAAAAGGATATACAAAGAAAGATATGGAAGGATGCTGGCTTTGACTGCACATGCCCTGGCCGAG AATAAGCGTGAGCCAAAAGATTTATGGAAGGAACCCTTTGTTGAGGCCTCTGCTTGGAGGCCTTGTGCTGATCAACGTAACTGGCAACCTAGCG GGGGAAACAATGGTTACATTATGGTCACAGCAAATGGTGGAATAAACCAGCAGAGAGTTGCT GTTTGCAATGCTGTTGTGGTCGCACGGCTGCTAAATTCAACCCTTGTTATTCCTAAATTTATGTTCAGTAGTGTTTGGAAAGATGTGAG TCAATTCGGCGATATCTATCAAGAGGAGCATTTTGTGAAATACTTGACTCCTGATATTCGGATAGTGAAGGAACTTCCTGAGGAGCTGAGGTCACTAGATTTGGAGGCAATCGGTAGTGTT GTGACAGATGTAGACATTGGGAAAGAAGCCAAGCCAAGTTTTTATGTGAAAAACATTCTCCCTATTTTGCTAAAAAGCAAAGTTGTCCATTTCATTGGATTTGGTAATCGTCTGGCCTTTGATCCAGTACCATATCAGCTGCAG CGACTTCGATGCAGATGTAACTTCCACGCACTGCAATTTATTCCCAAAATACAACAAATTGGCTCTTTACTCCTCCAAAGGTTGCGCAAGAGTGCAGTTCATGTTGGACCATTGGATCATTATCTTGTTGGTCCTTATGCTTTGAATATGAAAGAAAAAGGGGGTCATGCTGGAAAAGCTTCAAAATATCTAGCTCTACATCTAAGGTTTGAAATTGACATGGTGGCACATTCATTGTGTGAATATGGTGGtggtgaagaagaaagaaaagagttGGAAGCGTATCGTAAAATCCATTTCCCTGCTTTGGCACTTCTTGAGAAGACGAAAAA GTTACCTTCTCCTTTAATGCTTAGATCAGAAGGTCTTTGTCCCTTAACACCCGAAGAAGCTATACTTATGCTAGCTGCTCTAGGTTTTAACAGAAAGACACGTATATTTGTGGCTGGTGCAAATATATATGGGGGACAACCAAGGTTAGCTGCTTTAACCAGCTTGTATCCTAATTTAGTCACAAAAGAGAATCTGCTGTCGGCCACTGAACTTCAACCATTCTCGAACTTTTCATCACAG CTAGCTGCCCTTGACTTCATAGCCTGCATTGCGGCAGATGCATTTGCCATGACAGACTCAGGAAGTCAGCTATCATCTTTAGTTGCTGGATATCGAACATATTATGGTGGTGGGAGAATGCCAACAATTCGACCAAACAAGCGGAGACTTGCTGCCATATTCACCAAGAACTACACAATTGAATGGAAAGTGTTTGAGCAAAGAGTAAGAAAAGCAGTTAGACAGACTAAGCATGTCAATAAAAGGCCAATGGCAAGGAGTGTTTATAGGTTTCCAAGGTGTAAAGAGTGTATGTGTCGAACACAGTAA
- the LOC126681016 gene encoding O-fucosyltransferase 15-like isoform X1, which translates to MDSTVSASNSPINANKQWRRKGGRLWYQKIRFKGAVIVFGLTLLFFLVNSLMLLSLQDHRIVGLRRHSSPNSSSSISLPIKGQAKSTKAKRIYKERYGRMLALTAHALAENKREPKDLWKEPFVEASAWRPCADQRNWQPSGGNNGYIMVTANGGINQQRVAVCNAVVVARLLNSTLVIPKFMFSSVWKDVSQFGDIYQEEHFVKYLTPDIRIVKELPEELRSLDLEAIGSVVTDVDIGKEAKPSFYVKNILPILLKSKVVHFIGFGNRLAFDPVPYQLQRLRCRCNFHALQFIPKIQQIGSLLLQRLRKSAVHVGPLDHYLVGPYALNMKEKGGHAGKASKYLALHLRFEIDMVAHSLCEYGGGEEERKELEAYRKIHFPALALLEKTKNRLPSPLMLRSEGLCPLTPEEAILMLAALGFNRKTRIFVAGANIYGGQPRLAALTSLYPNLVTKENLLSATELQPFSNFSSQLAALDFIACIAADAFAMTDSGSQLSSLVAGYRTYYGGGRMPTIRPNKRRLAAIFTKNYTIEWKVFEQRVRKAVRQTKHVNKRPMARSVYRFPRCKECMCRTQ; encoded by the exons ATGGATTCCACGGTTTCGGCATCTAATAGTCCGATTAATG CAAATAAACAGTGGAGGAGAAAAGGAGGCAGGCTTTGGTATCAGAAAATCAGATTCAAGGGAGCTGTTATTGTTTTTGGATTGACCCTTTTGTTTTTCTTGGTTAATTCTTTGATGCTGTTGAGCCTTCAAGATCACCGAATTGTCGGCCTCCGCCGCCACTCTTCTCCCAACTCCTCTTCTTCCATTTCCCTTCCCATCAAG GGTCAAGCTAAATCTACCAAAGCAAAAAGGATATACAAAGAAAGATATGGAAGGATGCTGGCTTTGACTGCACATGCCCTGGCCGAG AATAAGCGTGAGCCAAAAGATTTATGGAAGGAACCCTTTGTTGAGGCCTCTGCTTGGAGGCCTTGTGCTGATCAACGTAACTGGCAACCTAGCG GGGGAAACAATGGTTACATTATGGTCACAGCAAATGGTGGAATAAACCAGCAGAGAGTTGCT GTTTGCAATGCTGTTGTGGTCGCACGGCTGCTAAATTCAACCCTTGTTATTCCTAAATTTATGTTCAGTAGTGTTTGGAAAGATGTGAG TCAATTCGGCGATATCTATCAAGAGGAGCATTTTGTGAAATACTTGACTCCTGATATTCGGATAGTGAAGGAACTTCCTGAGGAGCTGAGGTCACTAGATTTGGAGGCAATCGGTAGTGTT GTGACAGATGTAGACATTGGGAAAGAAGCCAAGCCAAGTTTTTATGTGAAAAACATTCTCCCTATTTTGCTAAAAAGCAAAGTTGTCCATTTCATTGGATTTGGTAATCGTCTGGCCTTTGATCCAGTACCATATCAGCTGCAG CGACTTCGATGCAGATGTAACTTCCACGCACTGCAATTTATTCCCAAAATACAACAAATTGGCTCTTTACTCCTCCAAAGGTTGCGCAAGAGTGCAGTTCATGTTGGACCATTGGATCATTATCTTGTTGGTCCTTATGCTTTGAATATGAAAGAAAAAGGGGGTCATGCTGGAAAAGCTTCAAAATATCTAGCTCTACATCTAAGGTTTGAAATTGACATGGTGGCACATTCATTGTGTGAATATGGTGGtggtgaagaagaaagaaaagagttGGAAGCGTATCGTAAAATCCATTTCCCTGCTTTGGCACTTCTTGAGAAGACGAAAAA CAGGTTACCTTCTCCTTTAATGCTTAGATCAGAAGGTCTTTGTCCCTTAACACCCGAAGAAGCTATACTTATGCTAGCTGCTCTAGGTTTTAACAGAAAGACACGTATATTTGTGGCTGGTGCAAATATATATGGGGGACAACCAAGGTTAGCTGCTTTAACCAGCTTGTATCCTAATTTAGTCACAAAAGAGAATCTGCTGTCGGCCACTGAACTTCAACCATTCTCGAACTTTTCATCACAG CTAGCTGCCCTTGACTTCATAGCCTGCATTGCGGCAGATGCATTTGCCATGACAGACTCAGGAAGTCAGCTATCATCTTTAGTTGCTGGATATCGAACATATTATGGTGGTGGGAGAATGCCAACAATTCGACCAAACAAGCGGAGACTTGCTGCCATATTCACCAAGAACTACACAATTGAATGGAAAGTGTTTGAGCAAAGAGTAAGAAAAGCAGTTAGACAGACTAAGCATGTCAATAAAAGGCCAATGGCAAGGAGTGTTTATAGGTTTCCAAGGTGTAAAGAGTGTATGTGTCGAACACAGTAA
- the LOC126681017 gene encoding uncharacterized protein LOC126681017 isoform X2 has protein sequence MNRKTLAILLRARMRPSNDPTKSPALPLTANQMLTNSQETQFDSTVSQHAAELAAKQHSSFTAKERNFDCVRASMHSAISLNKTEALDVVLNNFAEGYLSLSLENRRKLLFILAKVYDLNRSQVHDLIKQYLGLEPPSYGESNSSECNTAELEAALSSFYRVERNLRQALKPTYDVLFERLNNHPGGLQFLSMIRADILSILAEENVASLRALDSYLKEKLSTWLSPAALELHQITWDDSASVLEKIVAYEAVHPICNLLDLKRRLGVGRRCFGYIHPAIPGEPLIFIEVALLKNVAQTIQEVLWDNPPIPESDATCALFYSISSTQPGLAGINLGKLLIKRVITLVKRDMPHISIFATLSPIPGFMPWLVSKLASQSVLAEAENMSKASSSGLVSMFQENILEPNEERSLMKCTRELFPGKNGMEVMLQLLSSTNYGWNKSDELVTALKPPLMRLCTRYLLQEKKRGKALDSVANFHLQNGAMIERLNWMADCSNKGLLQSGGIMVNYVYRVEKIEEYSQLYFSSGHIHASNDVCS, from the exons ATGAACAGAAAAACATTAGCCATTTTATTACGAGCAAGAATGAGACCTTCCAACGATCCCACCAAGTCCCCTGCCTTACCTCTCACT GCCAATCAAATGCTGACCAATTCTCAAGAAACCCAATTCGATTCCACTGTCTCTCAACACGCTGCGGAACTTGCAGCTAAACAGCACAGCTCTTTCACTGCTAAAGAgag GAACTTTGATTGTGTCCGGGCATCTATGCACTCGGCCATTTCACTAAATAAAACTGAAGCTCTTGATGTGGTGCTTAATAATTTTGCTGAG GGTTATCTTAGTCTTTCGCTTGAAAATCGTCGGAAATTGTTGTTCATTCTAGCAAAAGTGTATGATCTAAATAGGAGTCAAGTTCATGACCTCATTAAACAATATCTTGGACTTGAACCTCCTTCCT ATGGTGAATCGAATAGCAGTGAATGTAATACTGCTGAACTTGAGGCTGCACTTTCTTCTTTTTATCGCGTAGAACGAAACTTGAGGCAAGCTCTTAAGCCTACATATGATGTCCTTTTTGAACGACTCAATAATCATCCTGGGGGATTGCAGTTCTTGTCCATGATTCGCGCTGACATTTTATCTATCCTCGC AGAGGAGAATGTTGCATCTTTGAGAGCATTAGATTCCTACTTGAAGGAAAAACTTAGTACCTGGCTTAGTCCTGCTGCATTGGAGCTTCACCAGATTACGTGGGATGATTCTGCTTCTGTTCTGGAGAAAATTGTGGCTTATGAG GCTGTACATCCAATCTGCAATCTCTTAGATCTTAAAAGAAGGTTGGGTGTTGGTCGTCGATGTTTTGGGTATATACATCCAGCAATACCTG GTGAACCCCTTATCTTCATAGAAGTTGCCCTTTTAAAGAATGTGGCCCAGACAATACAG GAAGTTTTATGGGATAATCCTCCCATACCTGAATCTGACGCAACATGTGCATTGTTTTATTCTATATCATCGACTCAG CCTGGCTTGGCAGGGATCAACTTGGGGAAGTTGCTTATAAAACGTGTTATTACACTGGTGAAAAGAGATATGCCGCACATATCT ATATTTGCGACGTTAAGTCCAATTCCTGGATTCATGCCATGGCTGGTATCTAAGTTGGCATCTCAGTCAGTCCTTGCTGAAGCAGAGAATATGTCGAAAGCATCTTCAAGTGGATTAGTTTCCATGTTTCAGGAGAACATTCTTGAACCAAATGAAGAAAGATCACTAATGAAATGTACTCG GGAGCTTTTTCCTGGAAAAAATGGTATGGAAGTGATGCTACAGCTGTTATCATCAACAAATTATGGGTGGAACAAATCAGATGAATTGGTTACAGCGTTGAAGCCCCCTCTGATGCGACTGTGTACCAG GTACCTTTTGCaagagaaaaagagaggaaAAGCCCTGGATTCAGTTGCTAATTTTCATTTGCAAAATGGAGCA ATGATTGAGAGATTAAATTGGATGGCAGATTGTTCCAATAAAGGCCTTCTCCAAAGTGGAGGTATCATGGTGAACTATGTTTACAG GGTTGAAAAGATTGAAGAATATTCTCAATTGTATTTCAGTTCAGGACACATACACGCCTCAAACGACGTATGCAG TTGA
- the LOC126681017 gene encoding uncharacterized protein LOC126681017 isoform X1 yields the protein MNRKTLAILLRARMRPSNDPTKSPALPLTANQMLTNSQETQFDSTVSQHAAELAAKQHSSFTAKERNFDCVRASMHSAISLNKTEALDVVLNNFAEGYLSLSLENRRKLLFILAKVYDLNRSQVHDLIKQYLGLEPPSYGESNSSECNTAELEAALSSFYRVERNLRQALKPTYDVLFERLNNHPGGLQFLSMIRADILSILAEENVASLRALDSYLKEKLSTWLSPAALELHQITWDDSASVLEKIVAYEAVHPICNLLDLKRRLGVGRRCFGYIHPAIPGEPLIFIEVALLKNVAQTIQEVLWDNPPIPESDATCALFYSISSTQPGLAGINLGKLLIKRVITLVKRDMPHISIFATLSPIPGFMPWLVSKLASQSVLAEAENMSKASSSGLVSMFQENILEPNEERSLMKCTRELFPGKNGMEVMLQLLSSTNYGWNKSDELVTALKPPLMRLCTRYLLQEKKRGKALDSVANFHLQNGAMIERLNWMADCSNKGLLQSGGIMVNYVYRVEKIEEYSQLYFSSGHIHASNDVCSS from the exons ATGAACAGAAAAACATTAGCCATTTTATTACGAGCAAGAATGAGACCTTCCAACGATCCCACCAAGTCCCCTGCCTTACCTCTCACT GCCAATCAAATGCTGACCAATTCTCAAGAAACCCAATTCGATTCCACTGTCTCTCAACACGCTGCGGAACTTGCAGCTAAACAGCACAGCTCTTTCACTGCTAAAGAgag GAACTTTGATTGTGTCCGGGCATCTATGCACTCGGCCATTTCACTAAATAAAACTGAAGCTCTTGATGTGGTGCTTAATAATTTTGCTGAG GGTTATCTTAGTCTTTCGCTTGAAAATCGTCGGAAATTGTTGTTCATTCTAGCAAAAGTGTATGATCTAAATAGGAGTCAAGTTCATGACCTCATTAAACAATATCTTGGACTTGAACCTCCTTCCT ATGGTGAATCGAATAGCAGTGAATGTAATACTGCTGAACTTGAGGCTGCACTTTCTTCTTTTTATCGCGTAGAACGAAACTTGAGGCAAGCTCTTAAGCCTACATATGATGTCCTTTTTGAACGACTCAATAATCATCCTGGGGGATTGCAGTTCTTGTCCATGATTCGCGCTGACATTTTATCTATCCTCGC AGAGGAGAATGTTGCATCTTTGAGAGCATTAGATTCCTACTTGAAGGAAAAACTTAGTACCTGGCTTAGTCCTGCTGCATTGGAGCTTCACCAGATTACGTGGGATGATTCTGCTTCTGTTCTGGAGAAAATTGTGGCTTATGAG GCTGTACATCCAATCTGCAATCTCTTAGATCTTAAAAGAAGGTTGGGTGTTGGTCGTCGATGTTTTGGGTATATACATCCAGCAATACCTG GTGAACCCCTTATCTTCATAGAAGTTGCCCTTTTAAAGAATGTGGCCCAGACAATACAG GAAGTTTTATGGGATAATCCTCCCATACCTGAATCTGACGCAACATGTGCATTGTTTTATTCTATATCATCGACTCAG CCTGGCTTGGCAGGGATCAACTTGGGGAAGTTGCTTATAAAACGTGTTATTACACTGGTGAAAAGAGATATGCCGCACATATCT ATATTTGCGACGTTAAGTCCAATTCCTGGATTCATGCCATGGCTGGTATCTAAGTTGGCATCTCAGTCAGTCCTTGCTGAAGCAGAGAATATGTCGAAAGCATCTTCAAGTGGATTAGTTTCCATGTTTCAGGAGAACATTCTTGAACCAAATGAAGAAAGATCACTAATGAAATGTACTCG GGAGCTTTTTCCTGGAAAAAATGGTATGGAAGTGATGCTACAGCTGTTATCATCAACAAATTATGGGTGGAACAAATCAGATGAATTGGTTACAGCGTTGAAGCCCCCTCTGATGCGACTGTGTACCAG GTACCTTTTGCaagagaaaaagagaggaaAAGCCCTGGATTCAGTTGCTAATTTTCATTTGCAAAATGGAGCA ATGATTGAGAGATTAAATTGGATGGCAGATTGTTCCAATAAAGGCCTTCTCCAAAGTGGAGGTATCATGGTGAACTATGTTTACAG GGTTGAAAAGATTGAAGAATATTCTCAATTGTATTTCAGTTCAGGACACATACACGCCTCAAACGACGTATGCAG CAGTTGA